The following proteins are encoded in a genomic region of Stutzerimonas stutzeri:
- the accB gene encoding acetyl-CoA carboxylase biotin carboxyl carrier protein, which translates to MDIRKVKKLIELLEESGIDELEIHEGEESVRISRHSKQAAVQQPYYAQAPMPAPAAAPAAAPAAADAAPAQPKLNGTVVRSPMVGTFYRASSPEAASFVEVGQSVKKGDILCIVEAMKMMNHIEAETSGTIESILVENGQPVEYDQPLFTIV; encoded by the coding sequence ATGGATATTCGCAAAGTCAAGAAACTGATCGAGCTGCTGGAAGAGTCCGGTATCGACGAGCTGGAAATTCACGAGGGCGAAGAATCCGTTCGCATCAGCCGCCACAGCAAGCAAGCGGCCGTGCAGCAGCCTTACTATGCCCAGGCACCGATGCCCGCCCCCGCCGCTGCGCCAGCCGCTGCGCCAGCCGCCGCCGACGCCGCACCGGCACAGCCGAAACTCAACGGCACCGTGGTTCGTTCGCCGATGGTTGGCACCTTCTACCGCGCATCGTCGCCAGAAGCGGCCAGTTTCGTCGAAGTCGGCCAGAGCGTTAAGAAAGGCGACATCCTTTGCATCGTCGAGGCGATGAAAATGATGAACCACATCGAGGCCGAAACCAGCGGCACCATCGAATCCATCCTGGTGGAGAATGGTCAGCCGGTCGAATACGACCAGCCGCTGTTCACCATCGTTTGA
- the accC gene encoding acetyl-CoA carboxylase biotin carboxylase subunit, whose amino-acid sequence MLEKVLIANRGEIALRILRACKELGIKTVAVHSTADRELMHLALADESVCIGPALATNSYLHIPAIIAAAEVTGATAIHPGYGFLAENADFAEQVEKSGFAFVGPKAETIRLMGDKVSAKDAMIKAGVPVVPGSDGPLPEDEGEALRIAREVGYPVIIKAAGGGGGRGMRVVYQEEDLIKSAKLTRTEAGAAFGNPMVYLEKFLGNPRHVEVQVLSDGQGNAIHLGDRDCSLQRRHQKVLEEAPAPYIDEKARAEVLKRCTDACVEIGYRGAGTFEFLYEDGRFYFIEMNTRVQVEHPVTEMVTGVDIVKEMLSIAAGNKLSVKQEDVVIRGHSLECRINAEDPSNFLPSPGKVKHFHAPGGNGVRVDSHLYSGYSVPPNYDSLIGKLITYGATREEAMARMRNALDEIVVDGIKTNIPLHRDLVRDAGFCKGGVNIHYLEKKLGMDKH is encoded by the coding sequence ATGTTGGAAAAAGTACTAATCGCCAACCGCGGTGAAATCGCCCTGCGGATCTTGCGAGCCTGCAAAGAGCTGGGCATCAAGACCGTCGCGGTGCATTCCACCGCTGACCGCGAGCTCATGCACCTGGCGCTGGCTGACGAGTCCGTCTGCATCGGCCCGGCCCTTGCTACCAATTCCTACCTGCACATTCCTGCGATCATTGCCGCCGCGGAAGTGACCGGAGCCACGGCGATCCATCCGGGCTACGGCTTCCTCGCAGAAAACGCCGACTTTGCCGAACAGGTTGAAAAATCCGGCTTTGCCTTCGTCGGGCCAAAAGCTGAAACCATCCGCCTGATGGGCGACAAGGTGTCGGCCAAGGACGCGATGATCAAGGCCGGCGTGCCGGTGGTTCCCGGCTCCGACGGCCCCCTTCCCGAGGACGAGGGCGAAGCCCTGCGGATCGCTCGTGAAGTCGGTTATCCGGTAATCATCAAAGCCGCAGGTGGCGGCGGTGGGCGCGGCATGCGCGTGGTTTATCAGGAAGAAGACCTGATCAAATCCGCCAAACTGACCCGTACCGAAGCGGGTGCGGCGTTCGGCAACCCGATGGTCTATCTGGAGAAGTTCCTCGGTAACCCACGCCACGTGGAAGTCCAGGTACTGTCTGATGGCCAGGGCAACGCCATCCACCTGGGTGACCGTGACTGCTCGCTGCAACGTCGGCACCAGAAGGTTCTGGAAGAAGCGCCGGCGCCTTATATCGATGAAAAAGCTCGCGCCGAAGTGCTCAAGCGCTGCACCGACGCCTGCGTCGAAATCGGCTACCGCGGCGCCGGCACCTTCGAGTTCCTCTACGAAGACGGCCGTTTCTACTTCATCGAGATGAACACGCGTGTCCAGGTCGAACACCCTGTTACCGAGATGGTGACCGGTGTGGATATCGTCAAGGAAATGCTGAGCATCGCCGCTGGCAACAAGCTGTCGGTCAAGCAGGAGGACGTGGTGATTCGCGGTCATTCCCTGGAGTGCCGGATCAACGCCGAGGACCCGTCGAACTTCCTGCCCAGCCCAGGCAAGGTCAAGCACTTCCATGCACCGGGTGGCAACGGCGTACGGGTCGATTCGCACCTGTACAGCGGCTATTCGGTACCGCCGAACTACGATTCGCTGATCGGCAAGCTGATCACCTACGGTGCGACGCGCGAAGAAGCCATGGCCAGAATGCGCAACGCGCTGGATGAGATCGTCGTCGATGGCATCAAGACCAATATCCCGCTGCATCGGGATCTGGTACGCGACGCCGGCTTCTGCAAGGGTGGCGTGAACATCCATTACCTGGAAAAGAAGCTGGGAATGGACAAGCACTGA
- the prmA gene encoding 50S ribosomal protein L11 methyltransferase, translated as MSWLQLRLAISPEQAQPLEDALLGVGAVSVTFMDAEDQPIFEPDLGTTPLWSRTHLLALFEADVDEANLLAHLQLLVGGQLPEHQLEHIEDQDWERSWMDNFHPMRFGRRLWIVPSWHAAPEPEAVNLLLDPGLAFGTGTHPTTALCLEWLDAQALDGTQVLDFGCGSGILAIAALLLGAEQAVGTDIDVQALEASRDNADRNGIDPARFPLYLPEQLPQGQADVVVANILAGPLVTLAPRISERVKPGGRLALSGILLEQAEEVRAAYVTLFDLDPTAEKDGWVRITGVRRQ; from the coding sequence ATGTCCTGGTTACAGCTTCGTCTCGCCATCTCTCCGGAACAGGCGCAGCCCCTCGAAGACGCCCTGCTGGGCGTCGGCGCAGTCTCGGTCACGTTCATGGATGCCGAAGACCAGCCCATATTCGAGCCGGATCTCGGTACCACGCCACTGTGGTCGCGCACTCACCTGCTGGCACTGTTCGAAGCCGACGTCGACGAGGCCAACCTGCTTGCCCACCTGCAACTACTGGTAGGCGGCCAACTGCCTGAGCACCAGCTTGAGCACATCGAAGACCAGGACTGGGAACGCAGCTGGATGGACAACTTCCACCCGATGCGTTTCGGACGCAGGCTGTGGATCGTGCCGAGCTGGCACGCGGCGCCTGAACCGGAGGCGGTGAACTTGCTGCTCGACCCAGGCCTGGCGTTCGGCACTGGCACCCATCCGACCACCGCACTGTGCCTGGAGTGGCTGGACGCTCAGGCATTGGACGGCACGCAAGTGCTGGATTTCGGCTGTGGGTCGGGCATTCTTGCCATCGCGGCGCTGCTCCTGGGGGCTGAACAGGCGGTAGGCACCGATATCGACGTTCAAGCGCTCGAAGCCTCGCGCGATAACGCCGACCGCAATGGCATCGACCCCGCGCGCTTCCCGCTCTATCTGCCAGAACAGCTGCCCCAAGGCCAGGCCGACGTGGTGGTCGCCAACATTCTCGCCGGACCGCTGGTAACGCTGGCACCACGCATAAGCGAGCGGGTCAAACCGGGCGGCCGTCTGGCGCTGTCCGGCATTCTGCTCGAGCAGGCCGAAGAGGTTCGCGCCGCCTATGTGACCCTGTTCGACCTGGACCCGACGGCCGAGAAGGACGGCTGGGTGCGAATCACCGGAGTCCGCCGCCAGTAA
- a CDS encoding DUF3426 domain-containing protein yields MTSFITQCPHCRTSFRLSRNQLTAARGVVRCGACMELFNAARQLQEDDRTTGAAATPNAAGRAGRGDERSTAPAAGVARKDETLWIHDELDLDNLDLDEELAKLERQELALSTESLDLLPRPGKDASPAAAPRSQAADESWAERLLGAESDAAAPHRSAPAEATAADGLASTALHFTPVDAEHPAPPSPLKRPRSPLTKPHDTGGRIEPVLDGTTETDTDEVPLDADLTAEPHAEPATDRERRRDDNNPLFELDDEPLQLDWQARRRPWGRWLGWGLLNLIALLALVAQYVTYNFDELARQDGYRPWLERACPMLGCELPPRVDVSQIKSSNLVVRSHPDFAGALVVDAIIYNRASFAQPFPLLEIRFDDIGGKTLARRTFKPSEYLSGELAGQREMPSQIPIHIALDILDPGAKAVNYSLSFRSPE; encoded by the coding sequence ATGACCAGTTTCATCACCCAGTGTCCTCATTGCCGCACCAGTTTTCGCCTCAGCCGCAACCAGCTCACCGCGGCTCGTGGCGTGGTGCGATGTGGCGCATGCATGGAGCTGTTCAATGCGGCCCGCCAGCTGCAGGAGGACGATCGGACAACCGGCGCTGCGGCAACACCTAATGCAGCCGGGCGTGCCGGCCGCGGGGATGAGCGCTCGACGGCGCCTGCAGCTGGCGTTGCGCGCAAAGATGAAACGCTGTGGATTCACGACGAGCTCGATCTGGACAACCTGGATCTCGACGAGGAACTGGCGAAGCTCGAACGACAGGAACTGGCGTTATCGACCGAGTCCCTCGACCTGCTGCCACGGCCTGGCAAGGACGCATCGCCAGCGGCGGCGCCGCGATCGCAGGCCGCTGACGAAAGCTGGGCCGAGCGACTGCTCGGCGCCGAAAGCGATGCAGCCGCGCCACACCGTAGCGCACCAGCGGAGGCAACGGCGGCTGACGGGTTGGCTTCAACAGCGCTGCACTTCACACCAGTAGACGCCGAGCACCCCGCCCCGCCCAGTCCGTTGAAACGCCCGCGTAGCCCTCTGACCAAGCCGCACGATACCGGGGGCCGCATCGAGCCGGTCCTCGACGGGACCACCGAAACGGATACGGATGAAGTGCCGCTGGATGCCGACCTGACGGCCGAGCCTCATGCCGAACCCGCCACGGACCGGGAAAGACGTCGGGATGATAACAACCCGCTATTCGAACTCGACGACGAGCCGCTGCAGCTCGATTGGCAAGCACGCCGTCGACCCTGGGGGCGCTGGTTAGGCTGGGGGCTGCTGAATCTGATCGCCCTGCTGGCGCTCGTCGCACAATACGTGACCTATAACTTCGATGAGCTGGCACGCCAGGACGGCTACCGCCCCTGGCTCGAGCGAGCCTGCCCGATGCTTGGCTGCGAGCTGCCGCCCCGGGTCGATGTCAGCCAGATCAAGAGCAGCAACCTGGTGGTGCGTAGCCACCCCGACTTCGCTGGCGCACTGGTGGTCGACGCCATCATCTACAACCGTGCGTCGTTCGCTCAGCCGTTCCCCTTGCTCGAGATTCGCTTCGACGACATCGGCGGAAAGACCCTTGCGCGTCGCACCTTCAAGCCCAGCGAATACCTTTCCGGCGAGTTGGCGGGACAGCGCGAAATGCCCTCGCAGATTCCGATCCACATCGCGCTGGACATACTCGATCCTGGCGCCAAGGCCGTGAACTACAGCCTGAGTTTTCGCTCCCCTGAATAG